In Nasonia vitripennis strain AsymCx chromosome 2, Nvit_psr_1.1, whole genome shotgun sequence, a genomic segment contains:
- the LOC107981377 gene encoding uncharacterized protein LOC107981377, with product MLNAVKNIDKGRKMLLKNIDNGKRMLHQVLPKNKRMLNALSNIDNGKKMLVPLKDQNAMLNAAESIDNVKYVKVNRALPPKHHNGCYHKPIANQIPVILP from the exons ATGCTGAACGCAGTAAAGAATATCGACAAGGGCAGAAAGATGCTACTGAAGAATATCGACAACGGAAAAAGGATGCTACATCAAGTACTGCCGAAAAACAAACGAATGCTGAACGCTCTAAGCAATATCGACAACGGCAAAAAGATGCTAGTACCACTGAAAGATCAAAACG CAATGCTGAACGCTGCAGAGAGTATCGATAACGTAAAATACGTGAAAGTCAATCGAGCACTACCACCGAAACATCACAACGGTTGTTACCACAAACCAATTGCAAACCAGATTCCTGTGATTCTACCATAG